The Faecalibacter sp. LW9 genome has a segment encoding these proteins:
- a CDS encoding T9SS-dependent choice-of-anchor J family protein gives MKKTLLSLAVLATLSTLTHAQIFSEDFDGNGPGISAWTVLDLDNKTPDPNVSFITNGWNVIDLDGDNGGFGGPAGDHAAASTSWYLPAGASNDWLITPLINLSSATNPRLRYSVKSQDPSFRDGYLLKVAPNGGNTAADFTDTLFSVTAENSHEGKPWTERVFSLAQYAGQSIRIAWVNNSNDMFMLLVDDIFVEETPENVPQNIPFTETFETNSQTRQFWTNQNVVGSENWTFNTGSSGGNLTTAHNGTLNARFVSTSGTNSPITKLISPIINAGSNADAYLEFYHANPKWLSDVNALKVYYRLDETSDWVELFSQTDPVETWTKQQIQLPAVSQTMQFAFEGINNFGRANVIDDVKVAPGLLPMVATLPFNETFEDDSTTRPGWTQEIVNGSRNWTYGTGAGAGSITTANNGTLNARFVSTSGDHITKLVTPIIDGGTANKAYLQFSYAQENWVEDVNALKVYYRTNTTSDWQLLFENQDAVNTWKQKRITIPTVSREMQFAFEGIDNYGRPNVIDDVQIIEGEIPPLPEVCGVDNVSNDMENGIGNLTSFTYANDFRVNARSKIDVSQLSFNLITQTTGISSATISIVEDNFGTPTDNVLYTFTGAPTATENIGTNFGFSFNKYTYDLSEVLTLENTTNTHKTYWLKVEGVTPNSGTNAYWEVTSEDSSEYPMILLNPNTNQWQSLPNEGVFTIVGECSELDLPQVCEQSTPSNNFENGFGNLITAEIGNDFQIEANTSFNLQKIKVNLMTSTGATSGTIKIYADNDGIPGNEVYSLTATPERQNVGTAFGFDVSSYTFTLPEPLLLEAPADQVGTYWIGVSGLSVISGTSSYWEATSDVSNTLYRTKFNGSNGWVELTNPDFDGVFSIEGECETLSINDQVIEVSKLSFYPNPVTDVLFVKHKLKIEKVEVYNLTGQNVLTTKVKEDGSVNLANLPKGVYVVNATLADGTNQTFKVIKK, from the coding sequence ATGAAAAAAACTTTACTAAGTTTAGCCGTTTTGGCGACTTTAAGTACATTGACACATGCTCAGATATTCTCTGAGGATTTTGATGGAAATGGGCCTGGTATAAGTGCATGGACCGTTCTTGATTTGGATAATAAAACACCAGACCCAAATGTATCATTTATCACGAATGGGTGGAATGTAATTGATTTAGATGGAGATAATGGAGGTTTTGGAGGACCAGCAGGAGATCATGCAGCAGCAAGTACATCTTGGTACCTTCCTGCAGGTGCATCAAATGATTGGTTAATTACGCCATTAATCAATTTATCAAGTGCTACTAATCCACGATTAAGATATTCCGTAAAATCACAAGACCCTTCTTTTCGCGATGGATATTTACTAAAAGTTGCACCAAATGGTGGAAATACAGCAGCAGACTTTACGGATACGTTATTTTCTGTTACCGCAGAAAACTCACACGAAGGTAAACCATGGACAGAAAGAGTTTTTAGTTTAGCGCAATATGCGGGACAATCGATTCGAATCGCTTGGGTTAATAACTCAAATGATATGTTCATGTTACTGGTTGATGATATCTTTGTTGAAGAGACACCTGAAAATGTTCCACAAAATATTCCATTTACAGAGACATTTGAAACAAATTCACAAACAAGACAATTTTGGACAAACCAAAATGTTGTTGGTTCAGAGAACTGGACTTTTAATACTGGATCATCAGGAGGAAATTTAACGACAGCACATAATGGAACATTAAATGCACGATTTGTTAGTACATCAGGTACAAATTCACCTATTACGAAATTAATTTCTCCTATAATCAACGCAGGTTCAAACGCAGATGCCTATCTTGAATTCTACCATGCTAATCCAAAATGGTTAAGCGATGTAAATGCACTAAAAGTGTATTATCGTTTAGACGAGACTTCGGATTGGGTAGAATTATTCTCACAAACTGATCCTGTAGAAACTTGGACAAAGCAACAAATTCAATTGCCAGCAGTTTCGCAAACAATGCAATTTGCATTTGAAGGAATTAATAATTTCGGACGCGCAAACGTTATTGATGATGTTAAAGTAGCTCCTGGGTTACTCCCGATGGTTGCTACTCTACCATTTAATGAAACATTTGAGGATGATTCTACAACTCGTCCAGGATGGACACAAGAAATCGTGAATGGAAGTCGAAACTGGACTTATGGTACAGGAGCTGGAGCAGGATCAATTACTACAGCAAATAATGGAACATTAAATGCACGATTTGTAAGTACATCAGGAGATCATATTACAAAATTAGTCACTCCAATTATTGATGGAGGAACTGCTAATAAAGCTTACTTACAATTTAGTTATGCTCAAGAAAATTGGGTAGAAGACGTAAATGCTTTAAAAGTGTACTATCGTACAAATACGACTTCAGATTGGCAATTATTATTTGAGAACCAAGATGCAGTAAATACTTGGAAGCAAAAACGAATCACTATCCCTACCGTATCTCGTGAAATGCAATTCGCTTTTGAAGGTATCGATAATTATGGACGTCCAAATGTAATTGACGATGTACAAATTATAGAAGGTGAAATTCCGCCTTTACCAGAAGTTTGTGGTGTGGATAATGTTTCAAATGATATGGAAAATGGTATTGGTAACTTAACTTCATTTACTTATGCGAATGACTTCCGTGTAAATGCCCGTTCTAAAATTGATGTTTCACAATTATCATTTAATTTAATTACACAAACAACAGGAATTTCTTCTGCTACAATTTCGATTGTAGAAGATAATTTTGGAACACCAACAGATAATGTACTTTATACATTCACTGGTGCACCTACAGCTACTGAAAACATTGGTACAAACTTCGGATTTAGCTTTAATAAATATACTTATGATTTATCTGAAGTTCTTACTTTAGAAAACACGACGAACACTCATAAAACTTATTGGCTAAAAGTCGAAGGTGTTACACCAAACTCAGGAACTAATGCATATTGGGAGGTAACATCTGAGGATTCTTCAGAATACCCAATGATTTTACTTAACCCTAATACTAATCAATGGCAATCATTACCAAATGAAGGTGTATTTACAATTGTTGGAGAATGTTCTGAATTAGATCTTCCTCAAGTTTGTGAACAAAGTACACCATCAAATAACTTTGAAAATGGATTTGGTAACTTAATTACGGCAGAAATCGGTAATGACTTCCAAATTGAAGCAAATACATCATTTAATTTACAAAAAATTAAGGTTAACTTGATGACTTCAACAGGAGCTACATCAGGAACTATTAAGATTTATGCTGACAATGATGGTATACCTGGAAATGAAGTATATTCATTAACAGCGACTCCTGAAAGACAAAATGTAGGAACTGCTTTTGGATTTGATGTATCATCTTATACATTTACTTTACCAGAACCATTATTATTAGAAGCACCAGCAGATCAAGTGGGAACGTATTGGATAGGAGTTTCTGGATTATCAGTAATTAGTGGAACTAGTTCATACTGGGAAGCTACTTCTGATGTTTCTAACACTTTATATAGAACGAAATTTAACGGATCGAACGGATGGGTTGAATTAACTAATCCAGATTTTGATGGTGTATTCTCAATCGAAGGAGAATGTGAAACATTATCTATCAATGATCAAGTAATTGAAGTTTCTAAATTATCATTCTATCCAAACCCAGTAACTGATGTATTATTTGTTAAACACAAATTGAAAATTGAAAAAGTTGAAGTTTACAACTTAACAGGTCAAAATGTTTTAACAACAAAAGTTAAAGAAGATGGTTCAGTTAATTTAGCAAACTTACCAAAAGGAGTTTATGTTGTAAATGCGACATTAGCAGATGGTACTAACCAAACATTTAAAGTTATTAAGAAATAA
- the rimO gene encoding 30S ribosomal protein S12 methylthiotransferase RimO → MRTKSVGKKKINVITLGCSKNVYDSEVLMGQLKANGKEVVHEQSGDIVVINTCGFIDNAKEESIDTILDYVQRKEDGLVEKVFVTGCLSERYKPDLLEQIPDVDQYFGTRELPLLLKALGADYKHELVGERLTTTPRHYAYLKIAEGCDRPCSFCAIPLMRGGNVSRPIEDLVTEAEKLAKNGTKELILIAQDLTYYGLDLYKKRELARLLKELVKVEGIEWIRLHYAFPAGFPEDVLDVIREEPKVCNYLDIPLQHISTNILKSMRRGTTKEKTNALLEAFRSKVPGMTIRTTLICGYPGETEEDFQEMKAWVQEQKFDRLGCFTYSHEENTHAYNLVDDVPEEVKQRRVEEIMEIQSQISYDLNQEKIGQTFKVLIDRKEGDNFVGRSEHDSPDVDNEILISAVDTYLPIGSFVNVEIIEAYEFDLIGKVID, encoded by the coding sequence ATGCGTACAAAATCGGTTGGAAAAAAGAAAATCAACGTTATTACATTAGGATGTTCAAAGAACGTTTATGATTCAGAGGTTTTAATGGGACAATTAAAAGCCAATGGAAAAGAAGTAGTTCACGAACAATCTGGTGATATTGTCGTAATTAATACTTGTGGGTTTATTGATAATGCAAAAGAAGAAAGTATTGATACGATTTTAGATTATGTTCAACGTAAAGAAGACGGTTTAGTTGAAAAAGTTTTCGTTACAGGATGTTTATCTGAACGTTACAAACCAGATTTATTAGAGCAAATTCCAGATGTTGATCAATATTTCGGAACACGCGAATTACCATTGTTATTAAAAGCTTTAGGAGCTGATTATAAACACGAGTTAGTAGGAGAGCGTTTAACAACAACGCCACGTCACTATGCATATTTAAAAATTGCAGAAGGGTGTGATCGCCCTTGTTCATTCTGTGCAATTCCATTAATGAGAGGAGGAAATGTTTCTCGTCCAATTGAGGATTTAGTAACAGAAGCTGAAAAATTAGCGAAAAACGGAACAAAAGAATTAATCTTAATTGCGCAAGATTTAACATACTACGGTTTAGACTTATACAAAAAACGTGAATTAGCTCGTTTATTAAAAGAGTTAGTGAAAGTGGAAGGTATCGAGTGGATTCGTTTACACTATGCATTCCCAGCTGGTTTCCCAGAAGATGTATTGGATGTGATTCGCGAAGAGCCGAAAGTGTGTAATTATTTAGATATTCCATTACAACATATTTCGACAAACATCTTAAAATCGATGCGTCGTGGAACTACAAAAGAAAAAACAAATGCTTTATTAGAAGCGTTCCGTTCTAAAGTTCCTGGAATGACAATTCGTACAACGTTAATTTGTGGATATCCAGGTGAAACGGAAGAAGACTTCCAAGAAATGAAAGCGTGGGTACAAGAGCAAAAATTTGATCGTTTAGGATGTTTTACTTATTCTCACGAAGAAAATACACATGCTTACAACTTAGTAGATGATGTACCTGAAGAAGTAAAACAACGTCGTGTGGAAGAAATTATGGAAATTCAATCTCAAATTTCTTACGATTTAAACCAAGAGAAAATCGGTCAAACGTTTAAAGTTTTAATTGATCGTAAAGAAGGGGATAACTTCGTTGGTCGTTCAGAGCACGATTCTCCAGATGTAGACAACGAAATCTTAATTTCTGCAGTTGATACTTATTTACCAATCGGAAGTTTTGTAAACGTTGAAATCATCGAAGCTTACGAATTCGATTTAATTGGTAAAGTCATTGACTAA
- a CDS encoding glycosyltransferase: protein MNPIELQLSIIVAVYERQDELTELLSSLTKQSNSNFEMIIVDDGSKNKLDTVCAKFKDQLDIKYYYKSNSGPGKSRNYGMEKANGNYFIFLDSDTIIPPNYIQSVYDELTAHYVDAFGGPDDADESFNAYQKAITFSMTSFLTTGGIRGGKKQVGKFQPRSFNMGISRKAYETTGGFAAMRIGEDPDLSMRLWENGFETRLFPDSKVIHKRRTSLKKFAKQVYQFGVARPILNQRHPAYVKPTFWFPSLFFLGTLFAWITFVVGLFFQEYQTILWIPFDLWLIYMMAIFVFSMLRFKSVKVGILSMQTTLIQFFNYGYGFLESQFKLNILKQDPKKAFPTHFHVED, encoded by the coding sequence TTGAATCCAATCGAACTTCAGTTATCCATTATTGTCGCTGTTTATGAACGTCAAGATGAATTAACAGAATTACTGAGCAGTTTAACCAAGCAATCCAACTCCAATTTTGAAATGATTATCGTGGACGATGGATCAAAAAATAAATTGGATACAGTATGTGCGAAGTTTAAAGATCAGTTGGATATTAAATATTATTACAAATCGAATTCTGGTCCAGGAAAATCAAGAAATTACGGGATGGAAAAAGCCAATGGTAATTATTTTATTTTCTTAGACTCAGACACCATTATTCCTCCAAATTACATACAATCGGTTTACGATGAATTAACTGCTCATTATGTGGATGCGTTTGGAGGTCCAGATGATGCCGACGAATCGTTTAATGCTTATCAGAAGGCGATAACCTTTTCGATGACGTCATTTCTTACTACTGGAGGCATCAGAGGAGGGAAGAAGCAAGTAGGGAAATTTCAACCGCGTAGCTTCAATATGGGAATTTCTCGTAAAGCCTATGAAACAACCGGTGGTTTTGCAGCCATGCGAATTGGTGAAGATCCAGATTTATCAATGCGTTTATGGGAAAACGGTTTTGAAACACGTCTGTTTCCAGATTCAAAAGTAATCCATAAACGACGTACCTCATTAAAAAAATTTGCCAAACAAGTCTATCAATTTGGAGTGGCAAGACCTATTCTGAATCAACGTCATCCGGCTTATGTAAAACCGACTTTTTGGTTTCCAAGTTTGTTCTTTTTAGGAACTTTATTTGCTTGGATTACTTTTGTTGTAGGATTGTTTTTTCAGGAATATCAAACGATTTTATGGATTCCATTTGATTTATGGCTAATTTATATGATGGCGATATTTGTATTTTCTATGCTAAGATTTAAATCTGTAAAAGTTGGAATTTTATCGATGCAAACGACATTAATTCAATTCTTTAATTATGGATATGGATTTTTAGAAAGTCAATTCAAATTAAATATTTTGAAACAAGATCCTAAAAAAGCGTTCCCAACGCACTTTCACGTGGAAGACTAA
- a CDS encoding DUF2750 domain-containing protein — MDTKDFIEQIITNQKVYLLTSEEGFAVTFSEEFEYEDGSNLEVICFWSSEEKAKEAKRNQWENHTIEALDLNVFLEEWLFGMIEEVTLAGLDFNAEPKGLELSPIDLIIEIAHTIKQTNAKYVPLHSKGAGNIMQVALEIKESINS, encoded by the coding sequence TTGGATACTAAAGATTTTATCGAACAAATCATTACGAATCAGAAAGTTTATTTATTGACGTCTGAAGAAGGCTTTGCAGTTACTTTTTCAGAAGAATTTGAATATGAAGATGGTTCAAATTTAGAAGTGATTTGTTTTTGGTCTTCGGAAGAAAAAGCAAAAGAAGCAAAACGAAATCAATGGGAAAATCATACCATTGAAGCCTTGGATCTCAATGTATTTTTAGAGGAATGGTTGTTTGGTATGATTGAAGAAGTAACATTAGCAGGTTTAGATTTTAATGCTGAACCGAAAGGGCTAGAGCTATCACCAATCGATTTAATTATCGAAATTGCGCATACCATTAAACAAACTAATGCGAAATATGTTCCTTTACACAGTAAAGGTGCTGGAAATATCATGCAAGTCGCATTAGAGATTAAAGAAAGTATCAACTCTTAA
- a CDS encoding THUMP domain-containing class I SAM-dependent RNA methyltransferase, whose amino-acid sequence MQAKSFYGFEEILAQELKALGAADVKIGNRIVEFYGDLGFMYKANYSLRTALRIQKPITTFSVKTEDQLYTRLKKFHWENYLNVDQTFMIDPTVHSDYFTHSHYAALKMKDAIVDRFKEKMDKRPSIDKDNPDVRFNLHISADKVTVSLDSSGDSLHKRGYRSETGPAPINEVLAASLLLAAGWDGKGNYLDPMCGSGTMLIEAAMIANNIPAQIHRSHFAFQNWPDYDKELFTQIRNTRLNRIKESEYKIVGYDISPMMVKIAEENVRSADLSEFIEIRHQDFFESKKEMFPVLLVFNPPYNERLENDNQVFYKKIGDTLKSSYPNTLAWFVTSDLSAKKYVGLRPSRKLKVFNGKLECDFLQYEMYEGTKKFKKQND is encoded by the coding sequence ATGCAGGCGAAATCTTTTTATGGTTTCGAGGAGATATTAGCGCAAGAATTAAAGGCTTTAGGAGCAGCGGATGTAAAAATTGGAAATCGTATTGTAGAATTCTATGGAGACTTAGGATTTATGTACAAAGCGAATTACAGTTTGCGAACAGCTTTAAGAATCCAAAAACCAATTACGACATTTTCTGTCAAAACAGAGGACCAATTATATACGCGTTTAAAAAAGTTTCACTGGGAAAATTATTTAAATGTTGATCAAACGTTTATGATTGATCCAACTGTTCATTCAGATTATTTTACGCATTCTCATTATGCAGCTCTAAAAATGAAAGATGCGATTGTTGATCGTTTTAAAGAAAAAATGGATAAACGTCCAAGTATCGATAAAGACAATCCAGATGTTCGTTTTAATTTACATATTTCTGCTGATAAAGTAACTGTTTCTTTGGATTCTTCTGGAGATTCGTTACATAAACGTGGGTATCGTTCTGAGACAGGTCCAGCGCCTATTAATGAAGTATTAGCCGCTAGTTTATTATTAGCTGCAGGCTGGGATGGTAAAGGAAATTATTTGGATCCGATGTGTGGTTCAGGAACGATGTTAATCGAAGCTGCAATGATAGCGAATAATATTCCAGCTCAAATTCATCGTAGCCATTTTGCATTCCAAAATTGGCCTGATTATGATAAAGAATTATTTACACAAATCAGAAATACACGATTAAATCGCATCAAAGAATCAGAATATAAAATTGTAGGTTATGATATTTCGCCGATGATGGTGAAAATTGCCGAAGAAAATGTACGTTCTGCTGATTTATCAGAATTTATAGAAATTCGTCACCAAGATTTCTTTGAATCAAAAAAAGAAATGTTTCCAGTATTATTGGTATTCAATCCACCATATAACGAGCGTTTAGAGAATGATAACCAAGTATTCTATAAGAAAATTGGAGATACATTAAAATCAAGTTACCCGAATACATTAGCTTGGTTTGTAACATCTGATTTATCCGCCAAAAAATATGTAGGATTGCGTCCATCTCGTAAATTAAAAGTATTCAATGGGAAATTAGAATGTGATTTCTTACAATACGAAATGTACGAGGGTACGAAGAAATTTAAAAAACAAAACGATTAA
- a CDS encoding Fur family transcriptional regulator: protein MKRRNTPQKQAILDLFDTYSCAYNQEAIEKQLHGKMDRATIYRILKRFCEDGILHKVLGDDGVAYYAKCKSCEHQNHHHNHFHFQCEKCNELTCLKEEVNLNLPEGYEMKDYNCVITGICPKCKKTII from the coding sequence ATGAAACGCAGAAATACACCCCAAAAACAAGCGATTTTAGATTTGTTTGACACATACTCTTGTGCTTACAATCAAGAAGCGATTGAAAAACAATTGCATGGTAAAATGGATCGTGCGACAATATATCGGATTTTAAAACGTTTTTGTGAGGATGGAATTTTACATAAAGTATTAGGTGATGACGGTGTAGCCTATTATGCTAAATGCAAATCGTGCGAACATCAAAATCATCATCACAATCATTTTCATTTTCAATGCGAAAAATGCAACGAATTAACGTGCCTAAAAGAAGAAGTAAATCTTAATCTTCCGGAAGGCTATGAAATGAAAGACTACAATTGTGTTATCACTGGGATTTGCCCAAAATGTAAAAAAACTATTATATAA
- a CDS encoding class I SAM-dependent methyltransferase produces the protein MDWFKAWFNTPYYHILYKNRNDEEARTFIENVTKFIEIPEKAKVMDLACGKGRHSITLNQLGYDVLGLDLSDESIAYAKQFENEHLHFDVHDMRKIYQENGFDAIFNLFTSFGYFDNDEENAQVFEAIQKQLKPNGIFVFDYLNAEKIVKNLVPYEEKEIDGILFKITKSITEKNFIKKEIDFNADGQDWHFEEYVKVLYKKDFDEMIEKAGFKIQQVFGNYQLGSFFNDSSSDRLIYILKNV, from the coding sequence ATGGACTGGTTCAAAGCGTGGTTTAATACCCCCTATTATCATATTTTATACAAAAACAGAAACGACGAAGAAGCGCGTACATTTATTGAAAATGTAACGAAATTTATCGAGATTCCTGAAAAAGCAAAAGTCATGGACTTGGCTTGTGGAAAAGGACGCCATTCCATTACATTAAATCAATTGGGTTACGATGTTTTAGGTTTGGATTTATCCGACGAAAGCATTGCTTACGCCAAACAATTTGAAAATGAACATCTACATTTTGATGTGCACGATATGCGCAAAATCTATCAAGAAAATGGATTTGATGCGATCTTCAATTTATTTACAAGTTTTGGATACTTTGACAACGACGAAGAAAATGCACAAGTTTTTGAAGCTATCCAAAAGCAATTGAAACCGAATGGAATTTTCGTTTTTGATTATTTAAATGCAGAGAAAATTGTTAAAAATTTAGTTCCATACGAGGAAAAAGAAATTGACGGTATTTTATTCAAGATTACAAAATCCATTACCGAGAAAAACTTCATTAAAAAAGAAATCGACTTCAACGCTGATGGACAAGATTGGCATTTTGAAGAATATGTGAAAGTGTTATACAAAAAAGATTTTGATGAGATGATTGAAAAAGCGGGTTTTAAAATTCAACAAGTTTTTGGAAATTATCAATTAGGTTCATTTTTCAATGATTCTTCATCAGATCGTTTAATTTATATTTTAAAGAATGTTTGA
- a CDS encoding ZIP family metal transporter, with protein MFEISILLASVILGVLCSQYILRNKQNSKLLLTFSGAYFLAMTVLEILPQVYGHPENEHSHHTIGLFVLAGVIIQYVLETISKGVEHGHVHLHHNENKFPLGIFGGLFLHSLIEGIPVANADSHDFMWAIFIHNIPVSMILYGALSHHTSSKLRQFLFMFLFAIAAPIGFLLGKHTAISNYTLEISAIVSGIFLHISTVILFEANEGHKFNIKKFGVIVLGFLLAYATVSMHMHSH; from the coding sequence ATGTTTGAGATTAGTATTTTACTAGCGAGTGTTATTTTGGGTGTACTATGCTCTCAATATATCCTTCGTAACAAACAAAATTCAAAACTACTATTAACGTTTAGTGGAGCGTATTTCTTGGCGATGACCGTTTTAGAAATATTACCCCAAGTGTATGGACATCCTGAAAATGAGCATTCACATCATACGATTGGATTATTTGTGTTAGCAGGTGTAATCATTCAATACGTTTTAGAAACGATTAGTAAAGGAGTTGAACACGGACACGTGCATTTGCACCACAACGAAAACAAATTTCCATTAGGAATTTTTGGCGGATTGTTCTTGCATTCTTTGATTGAAGGAATTCCAGTTGCCAATGCGGATTCACACGATTTTATGTGGGCGATATTTATTCATAATATACCCGTTTCCATGATTTTGTATGGGGCATTATCTCATCATACCAGTTCGAAATTGAGACAATTTCTTTTTATGTTTTTATTTGCGATTGCCGCTCCAATTGGTTTCTTATTGGGTAAACACACAGCAATTTCAAATTATACGTTAGAAATAAGCGCGATAGTTTCGGGAATCTTCTTGCATATTTCTACGGTAATTTTGTTTGAAGCCAACGAAGGCCACAAATTCAACATTAAAAAATTTGGTGTTATAGTCCTCGGATTTCTATTGGCATATGCCACCGTTTCGATGCATATGCACAGTCATTAA
- a CDS encoding pseudouridine synthase, with the protein MLEILYQDEYIIAINKPSGLLVHKSYYARDAKEFAVQELRNQIGGQHVYPIHRLDRKTSGVLLFALDKETLKVMNDRFATRAVEKKYLAILRGWAPEEQTIDYDLTNDDGVKQNAITYFKRLQTAEIELEYNNHPTSRYCLVEAIPETGRMHQLRKHFRHIFHPILGSRPHGCNKQNKLWLETFGLKGMMLHAYELIFDHPITNEKMVLNARTNEEFNRVGAILGLDLNQYT; encoded by the coding sequence ATGTTAGAAATTCTTTACCAAGACGAATACATTATAGCCATTAACAAACCAAGTGGGTTATTGGTCCATAAATCCTATTATGCTAGAGATGCAAAAGAATTTGCAGTGCAAGAATTAAGAAATCAAATTGGAGGACAACACGTTTATCCCATACATCGTTTAGATCGTAAAACGTCGGGCGTATTATTATTTGCATTGGATAAAGAAACTTTAAAAGTGATGAACGATCGATTTGCAACCCGTGCAGTAGAAAAGAAATACTTAGCCATTTTACGTGGCTGGGCACCAGAAGAACAAACCATCGATTATGATTTAACCAACGATGATGGTGTAAAACAAAATGCAATCACCTACTTCAAGCGTTTACAAACAGCTGAAATTGAGTTAGAATACAATAATCATCCAACTTCAAGATATTGCTTAGTGGAAGCAATTCCAGAAACAGGACGTATGCATCAATTAAGAAAGCATTTTCGTCATATTTTTCATCCCATTTTAGGAAGCCGTCCTCACGGGTGCAACAAACAGAATAAGTTGTGGTTAGAAACGTTTGGCTTAAAAGGAATGATGTTGCACGCCTATGAATTAATTTTTGATCATCCCATAACAAATGAAAAAATGGTGTTGAATGCCAGAACTAATGAAGAATTTAATCGAGTAGGAGCCATCTTAGGATTGGATCTAAATCAATACACTTAG
- a CDS encoding SPFH domain-containing protein produces MNKNLIKLTAGGIVTFCLFLFALACTERIDAGHEGLLVKMYGSDKGVQDVALVTGRVWYNPLTEQVFEIPTYVQTVNYEAFTVNAKDGSVFTVDPTISLKVIDGKSPQIFKKYRKGINEVLQNTLYNHIKDVYRIEFNKFTTDQIISSREAFENGVQAKMIAFLKNEGFALEQLTSGIQYPEAITKAINEKNAAIQEAQRVENELKVAEANARKLIVQAEAEARANELRKVSLNQLLIQQQFIEKWDGKTAIYGNAPSFFKSVN; encoded by the coding sequence ATGAATAAAAATTTAATCAAACTTACTGCTGGAGGAATTGTGACATTTTGTTTATTCTTATTTGCGCTAGCGTGTACAGAACGCATTGATGCTGGACATGAAGGACTTCTTGTAAAGATGTACGGTTCGGACAAAGGAGTACAAGATGTAGCGTTGGTAACAGGACGTGTATGGTATAACCCTTTAACAGAGCAAGTTTTTGAGATTCCAACTTATGTACAAACGGTAAACTATGAAGCATTTACAGTAAACGCTAAAGATGGTTCTGTATTTACAGTCGATCCAACAATTTCATTGAAAGTTATTGACGGTAAATCGCCTCAAATCTTTAAAAAATACCGCAAAGGAATTAATGAAGTCTTGCAAAATACTCTCTATAATCACATCAAAGATGTTTACCGCATCGAGTTCAATAAGTTTACAACGGATCAAATCATTAGTAGCCGCGAAGCGTTTGAAAATGGGGTTCAAGCCAAAATGATTGCGTTCTTAAAAAATGAAGGTTTTGCATTAGAACAATTAACAAGTGGAATTCAATATCCTGAAGCGATTACAAAAGCAATTAATGAGAAAAACGCAGCAATTCAAGAAGCGCAACGTGTAGAAAATGAATTAAAAGTGGCAGAAGCTAATGCACGTAAATTAATTGTACAAGCAGAAGCAGAGGCAAGAGCCAACGAATTACGTAAAGTATCTTTAAACCAATTATTAATTCAACAGCAATTTATTGAGAAATGGGATGGGAAAACAGCCATTTATGGTAATGCTCCTTCATTCTTTAAATCGGTAAATTAA